A single window of Watersipora subatra chromosome 9, tzWatSuba1.1, whole genome shotgun sequence DNA harbors:
- the LOC137403559 gene encoding chloride intracellular channel Clic-like, with protein sequence MAEEASESTLPLVELFVKASSIDKERKGSCPMCQQWFMAFYVLSEQGYCDLLVTTIVSENPPKYFVELGTSRRLPDVRVVKGQLNGVDVSNLVCDTNDEIEEFMRKFGCEDLLTWKESKEEQAAEDVFADLYRDFNGLLQTGNTGAVNKSLASLEAYLQKQGTKFTLKDTPTYADCQLLPKLQHLRVAANFYRGFEISPSFTHIWRYLRNSYDTEVFQKSVPCDQDIIKHYEMKVPGVKVTTNRNPNLMKETMTLDIPSEVLAAIGDE encoded by the exons ATGGCTGAAGAAGCTTCAGAATCTACATTACCTCTTGTGGAACTATTTGTCAAG GCATCAAGCATTGACAAGGAGAGGAAGGGATCATGCCCTATGTGCCAGCAATGGTTTATGGCTTTCTACGTACTGTCAGAACAGGGTTACTGTGACCTTCTCGTTACCACCATTGTATCTGAAAATCctccaaaatattttgttgagttGGGAACGAGTCGTCGGTTGCCTGATGTGCGAGTGGTAAAAG GTCAACTCAATGGTGTTGATGTCTCAAATCTCGTGTGCGATACAAATGATGAGATTGAGGAGTTCATGAGAAAGTTTGGGTGCGAGGATCTGCTAACATGGAAAGAATCGAAAGAGGAGCAGGCAGCGGAAGACGTATTTGCTGACTTATATAGG GATTTCAACGGTCTCCTGCAAACTGGAAACACTGGCGCCGTTAACAAGAGCCTCGCCAGCCTCGAGGCCTACTTGCAGAAACAAGGAACCAAATTCACACTGAAGGATACTCCAACTTATGCAGACTGTCAGCTGCTGCCAAAGTTGCAGCATCTTCGGGTAGCAGCCAAT TTTTATCGAGGTTTTGAGATCAGTCCTAGCTTCACCCACATCTGGAGGTACCTCCGGAATTCGTATGACACCGAAGTGTTTCAGAAGTCCGTACCATGTGACCAGGACATCATCAAGCATTACGAGATGAAG GTGCCAGGTGTGAAAGTGACGACAAATCGCAATCCTAATCTCATGAAGGAAACCATGACACTTGACATCCCATCTGAGGTGCTTGCAGCCATCGGTGATGAGTAA